TCACAATTACTAGGTAACAGGTCTTGCAGCTAAGCAGGGAATGATCCGACATGCAGCAAATACCATTCAGAATGTGCTACGAGTGCCAGCTGCAGTGAAGATGAAGGAGCCTGTCAGTCTAATGTATCATGTTGTCCTAAATGGGAAAAAAACCAAGTGTGGGGGCACAGTGCAACGAGGAGAGAAGACTGCAACTGTTACTGCAGAGGAGGTTTTAACTCACATATTTACTCTACTCAAAGGTATATGATTATGAATTCATGTATTGCATTAAAAAAATTGCTTTTTAATATGGTTTTAATTGCtctacccccttttttttttttatgaacattgACTTCATCAACTTTTCATTTTACAGGCATTGCCATGAATCAGACAAGTGAATCAGAACCCCCCTTGTTATAAGTGTTCCAGCTTGGGCcaatgaagctgctgttgaggttTTCAGGAAAGCTGCCAAGAAAGCTTCTTTTAATGTGATGTCCACTGTCAGTCAACCTGTTTCTGCAGTCTTAGCGTATGGTCTCgtaaatgacaacaaaaaaaatttttaagTTTGTAGCGCCATAATATATTCTGTAAGCAAGGAAAAGTCTTTCTAAAATTTTAAagggataattattatgatcatatgcATGTAAGGTAGAAAGTCACTAAGTAGAAGTAATATAATTGTATGTTATGAAGCCATTATGGTAATCACTGCACATGATTCTCACATCTATATATTGCTACCTTTTATGTAACATGCAGGCAcacgaatcacacacacacacacacacacacacacacacacacacacacacaccacacacacacacacacacacacccacacacaccccccacacaccacaccccacaaaaaacacaccacacaccacacccaaaaaacacacacacaccacacccacacacacacacacccacacacaccccca
The Penaeus vannamei isolate JL-2024 unplaced genomic scaffold, ASM4276789v1 unanchor2430, whole genome shotgun sequence DNA segment above includes these coding regions:
- the LOC138861190 gene encoding heat shock 70 kDa protein 14-like, with amino-acid sequence MKVLNVIRKLPIKPVANGKLPMCANNSVFTSTSQTFLPIGTGLMLAQRREKFLSCGQCLFGDRVPPAVVAYHEMEVVTGLAAKQGMIRHAANTIQNVLRVPAAVKMKEPVSLMYHVVLNGKKTKCGGTVQRGEKTATVTAEEVLTHIFTLLKGIAMNQTSESEPPLL